In the Halorubrum ruber genome, ACGTCGGGGGCGGCCATCTCGCGGAACACGTCGTGGAGTTCCGCGCCGGTGACCGAGGCGAGCGCGACGGGCTCCTCGAACGGGATCAGGGAGATTAGGTCGGCCTTCGTCACGTCGCCCGCCCACGGGTCGCCCTGTCGGAGCCCGCCGGCGTTCGACAGCCCTACGTCGGCGTCGTGGACCCACCGGAACGCGTCCGCGACGAAGTTGCCGACGCGGCACTCCCCGCCGTGGACCACGTCGCCCGACCGCTCGATCGGCTCGTCGACGACGTCGACGGTCTCGTCGAGGTCGGCCGCGGCCATCCGCTCCGCCAGCGCGTCCGCGAGGTCGGGCGCGGGGTCGGCCCCGTCGGGCTCGTGAAGCGTCGCGATCGGCGGGTCGGCGTCGAGATCGATCTCGGCCACCGTCTCCCCGTTGACCCCGGGTCGGACGAGCAGCGTGTCCGCGACGACCTCGTTCCGGCGGCTGTGGACGTGGCCGCCGAGGATCGCGTCGACGTCGAGCTCGCGCGCGAGGTCGTCGTCGCCCGCGCCGAGGTGCGAGAGGACGACGACGTGATCGAGCGGATCTGTATCCGCGTCCCCCTCCTCCCCGCGCTCGGCGACCGCCGTGCGCATCTCCGCGAGCGCGTCGCGCGCCGCGGCGACCGGGTCGTCGAAGGAGAGCTCCGCGGCCATCGGGTTCAGCGAGTCCGTCGCGGGGTCGGTGACGCCGACGAACCCGACCGTCTCCCCGTCGACCTCGCGGGTCGCCCACGGGACGACGCCTTCGTCGCGGCCGAACGGCTCGCCGTCCTCGTCGCGGACGTTCGCGGAGACGAACGTCGCGGGCGAGTCGGCGACGAGGCCGCGGAGCGCGTCGGGACCGTAGTCGAACTCGTGGTTGCCGAACGTGTCGAAGACGGTGTCAGTCGCCTCGTAGAAGTCGAGGACCTGCCTCCCGGTCGCGACCAGCGAGAGGACGCCCGGCGCGGTCGTGTCGCCGGTGCCGACGACCGCGGCGTCGGGGCCCGAGAGCGCCCGCACCCGACCGGCGAGGCGGGCCGCCCGCTCCGGGGCGTCGAAGACGTTCTCGATGTCGGAGTAGTGAACGAGGCGGACCATTCGTTGGCCGAATGGAAGGGCGAGCCGGGCTTAAAAAGCGCGGAGTCGGTCTGCCGCTGCGGTCCCTCGGTCGTCGGCCCGTGATCCCCGCTCGCACACGCGCGGGTCATTGAAAGCGCTTTTATGGATGTCCGGACTACGACGGGGCACAGCCTCTGTGGGGTCGATGATGTGCCGTTCCGTTAGGGACCGACCACGGGACGGACACGCGAGCCTACACGGAGGATAGGAGAAACATATGCCCGTTTACGTAGACTACGACACCCCGGCGGACCTCGCGGAGCGATCCCTCGAAGCGCTCGAGGTCGCCCGAGACACCGGTACAGTAAAGAAAGGAACCAACGAGACCACCAAGGCCGTCGAGCGCGGCAACGCCGACCTGGTCATCGTCGCCGAGGACGTCTCCCC is a window encoding:
- a CDS encoding bifunctional metallophosphatase/5'-nucleotidase, coding for MVRLVHYSDIENVFDAPERAARLAGRVRALSGPDAAVVGTGDTTAPGVLSLVATGRQVLDFYEATDTVFDTFGNHEFDYGPDALRGLVADSPATFVSANVRDEDGEPFGRDEGVVPWATREVDGETVGFVGVTDPATDSLNPMAAELSFDDPVAAARDALAEMRTAVAERGEEGDADTDPLDHVVVLSHLGAGDDDLARELDVDAILGGHVHSRRNEVVADTLLVRPGVNGETVAEIDLDADPPIATLHEPDGADPAPDLADALAERMAAADLDETVDVVDEPIERSGDVVHGGECRVGNFVADAFRWVHDADVGLSNAGGLRQGDPWAGDVTKADLISLIPFEEPVALASVTGAELHDVFREMAAPDVDFGEEDWWHGHVSNARVVWDDDAELILEATVGGEPIDPDARYTVAVSEYLLHSEHEYPTLAQRHRIDEADIQYEVLAAYAREHGINPEIEDRIEIRNHAAAADDD